The window AGAAACTCGGCTGCACCGCCAAGAGTCGCGAGATGATTGTCTTTAATCATGACCCGATCATAGAGACCCAGGCGATGATTCCATCCACCTCCAGCAGCGACCGCGTATTTGCAAAGAGCCCTGTATCCCGGAGGGGTCTTTCGAGTGTCGAGGAGTCGGGTGGACGAGTTCCCAAGGGCGGAAACGTAGGAACTAGTTGTCGTGGCGATTCCAGAGAGCATCTGGATAAAGTTGAGAAGGGTGCGTTCGACAGTGAAAAGCGAAGATGCCGGTCCTGAGATTCTTGCTAGCGTCCCTCCGCTTGGAACTTGGGTGCCATCTTCTACAAGCTCTTCGCATTGTAGGCCTTCATCGACCTCTTTTAGAATGGACGGAATAAGAGGAATTCCAGCGACGGTAACGTGTTCACGTGCGACGATTTTTGCTCTCGCATTCTGTGAATACGACAGGAAGAGCTCCGAGGTAGCGTCTCCATGGATACGTTCGGCGGAAAAGCCTAGCCCCTCCAAATCTTCCTGCAGTGCTCGGGAAACGAGGGATTGATTGGCTTTTTGGTCAAGATCCTTCCATGAGACTTGATGGTAGAAGTGACTGTGGAAAGAGGGATTCACGTAAACTCTACGACTTTTCCATGCTCCCAGGATTCATTTAGTGAGTCAGATTGAAGCGATTAGAGACGCTTCGACGATCGTAGCGCACCTTGAGCCACTAACGTCCCCGGACGTATTTTTCCCACTCCCATGCACTGGAGATCATTTCTTTGAGAGAAAGCTCTGCTTTCCACCCTAGAACTTCGTTGGCAAGGTGGGTGTCGGCATAGACCGCCTCCACGTCTCCGCTCCGCCTTGGCGCGATTTCCTTCGGCAACACTTTTCCCGAGACCTCTTCAAAGGTATCGACGATTTCCTTCACCGAACTACCTCTGCCAGTTCCTAAATTGAAGAACTCGTAGTCTGAGAGCCCGGTGCGATCAAGAATGCGCTCAGTTGCAATGACATGAGCCTTCGCGAGATCGACCACATGAATATAGTCGCGGATACAGGTGCCATCAGGGGTATTGTAGTCGTCTCCAAAGATCCGAACTTTTTCGCGAACGCCTGCCGCAGTCTGGGTGATAAAAGGGACTAAATTGTTTGGCACGCCTCTGGGTAGCTCACCGATCTTAGCTGAAGAGTGGGCCCCGATTGGATTGAAGTAGCGGAGAGAAACAGCCCGGTAATCTACCCCGGTAGCGATCGCATCGATAAGGATTTCTTCACAGATTTGTTTGGTGTTTCCGTAGGGAGACATGGCCGCTTTGACGGGTGCTGCCTCGGTTACCGGTAGCTTTTCAGGCTCTCCGTAGACCGTGCAGGATGAGGAAAAGACGAGACCCCTTGCATCAGTGCTGGGAAGAACCTCAAGAAGGTTGATGAGTGAAAGGAGATTATTTCGATAGTAATGAAGGGGCTTTTCGACGGACTCTCCGACTGCCTTGGCTGCTGCAAAGTGGATAACCGCCTGCACATCCGGATGCGCCTGAAAGAAAAGTTCCAACTTCGATTCATCGCACAGGTCAAACTGTGCAAGGTCTGGACGGACTCCGGTAATTTCCTCAATGCCGTCGAGAACGCTCTCTTCGGAGTTGGACAGATCATCAATGATGACAACTTCGTAGCCTTGCTCGATAAGCTCTACGGTGGTGTGGGAGCCAATATATCCCGCTCCTCCAGTCACCAATATCTTTGCTTTCATCACCAGACGGTAAAACGTTCCTAGCTTATTTGACGAGGTGAATTTTGGGAGAGGCCTTGGTTACGGGTCTGTGAAAAACAGATTGATTCGATAATTACGGATGCCTTCTTTCCAGAAAAACCGGAACTTGTAGACCACTCTCATTTTCAGAGAGAGTCTTTTTTGTATGTGTGGTTTCGCTTCATAAAGCCCTTGGGACTTTTGAAGGCGCAGCCCAAGTTTTTCGAGATCCTTCGGATGATCGCAGCACCATTGGAACCAGCTTTTCTTCTCCAAGTGTTTCATCGCGTCGTGACTGGCCTGAGTCTCTACCATTACCGAAGGCGTGGTGTCGGTGATGATCCAAGAATTAGAAAAATGGCTGGCTATCGTGCTAAGGACCTGTTCCGCCTGCGAATTGTTCAGATAGATAAGGACGGCCTCAGCGACAAAACAGGTAGGTTGATCTGCCCGGATACCCCTAAACCAATCATCCGAAAGAACGTTCGCGTCTCTGGTGAAGCGACGTTCAGTGGGAAGAAAGAACTTCTTCCTCAGCTCGATGACATCGGGAAGATCAAACTCATGCCAAATCGCTTTGCCGTTGTCCAAGCGTTCGAAACGGGTGTTTAGGCCGCAACCGATTTCGACAATGTTCCCAGTGGGATGCTCCTCAAGAAATGCGGAAACATCCTCATCGATCATTCGCGTGCGAACCGTTGTGTCGGTAATGCTCCTTACGTTTTTCCACTGGGAAAAATCATAATTGATCTGATCGACGATACTGACTGCCTTCAGGTCATGAATCAGGCCCTTTCCCCGTCTGGTCTCAACCGCTCGCCCTAAGAGTGGAATCAGAAGGGTCTCTTGGACAGGTCCCAAAGATAATTGCGTTTTAGACAATTTACACCTTTCTCCGGCCAATGAAGATTCCGCTAGTGAAGAACAGAAATCAAGACTCGTTGGCGAGGATCTGTTCGAGGCTCTGCCGCTTGCGAATCACCCTTAGCTCACCGTCCGTCTCCCTCAATATCTCCGGAGTTTCGGGAAAGCTGTTGTAGTTCTTCGTGCTCATCGAACTGCAGTAGGCACCTACGCCTCCTATGATCAACCAATCATCTATCCTCGCTTCGGTTAGAGTTCGCTCAGCCAGAGTCTCAGCGTCCGCAGGAGAAGGGCTTAAAAGGTCACCGGATTCGCAGCAGTGCCCGACTACGACATAGTTTTGTTCTCCTCTTTTCTCATGCGTTTTCGGAATGATTTTCATAGGATGTTGAGCAGCGTAGAGCGAAGGCCGCAGGAGATCTGTCATCCCGGTATTCAACTTGAGGAACCGATGTCCTCCAGGGAGGGTATCAACGATATCCTGAACCTTTGCGATGAGAAAGGACGCGTTGGCGACTAAATAGGTTCCCGGTTCCACTTCGAGCTGAATCTCACGCTTGGTTTCGGCGGCAAACTCTCGGAGTGCTTCAGCAACCGGCTCTCCGATTTGAACGATGTCGGCTCCATTTTCAGTCGGTATCCGTGCCACTTTGTAGCCGCCCCCGAGATTGAGGGTGGTCACCGTGGGAAACTCCCGGACGAGTGCAAGACTCAGCTCTGCAGTTCTCTGCCAAACGGAAGGATCACTACCCGAACCAATATGGGTATGAATACGAAAAGCGGTCAGTGAGTGCCTTTCGATCGTTTCACGGACCTCTTCAACTTTTTCGTGCCAGATTCCGAAGCTGGATGAGGGACCACCTACGTTCGTCTTAGCGGTTCCGCCGGAGCCAAGACCCGGGTTAAAACGCAGTCCTATTCGAGTGCCGGGAAATACAGAACCGTAGCGTTCCAGTTGATAGAGCGAGCAAGCGTTGATCTGAACTCCGGCCTTTACCCAATCTGCAAAATCTGAAGGGAGTTCCTGAGTGCTGAGTGAAATCTTTTCGGCAGCGATTCCGGCGCGGAGAGCACGATCGACTTCATATCCCGAGCTGGCATCAATTCCGAAGCCTTCGGATGCGATGAGCTGAAGAATTGCTCGGGTGGGACAAGCCTTCATCGCGTATCGAGGGAAAAGTCCAAAGGGTGCCGGAAATCTCTTCACGACCTCTGTTTGTTTTAAGATCTCCCCCGCATCATAAAGAAAACACGGGCTTCCCTCCAGGTCATTGATCTGGGTGAGAAGTTGGGGCTCCAAGTAGGATGGAAATTCCATGAATCGGAGAATCGGTTGAATTGGATTTCTTTGATGCTGATTTTACGATCGTCGACTGTTGCAGGAGAAAAACGAATACGGAAACGTTTGAGACTGCAACTACGGCTTCTCTGGCCACTCATGCTTTGGGTATCGGCCGCGAAGTTCTTTTCGAATGGCCGGGTAGCTGTTCGCCCAGAATCCCTGAAGGTCCTGTGTGGTTTGGACTGGTCTGTGATTGGGTGCAAGAAGATGGACGGTCAGGGGACAGCGTCCATCTGCGATAGAGGGATGCTTATCGAGTGAAAATGCTTCTTGAATACGAAGTGACACAGAGGGCGATACGGGTTCCGTGTAATCGATGAAAACCGGCTTCTTGCGTTTGGGAATAGAGAAGTGTTCGGGAATCATTGTCGGAAGGAGAGCTCGTAGTTCTCTACTCATCCAATTTTTGAGCGTAGGCAGAATCTCAGCGTTCCGAAACTGTTTCAGGGTCGTCGTTTCAAACGCGACCCATTCAAGGACTGTGCGTTTAGCCGCTTCATCAAAATAGGGGACCTCATATTCGGGGAAGTAGTGTCTTAGGCACTCAACTCGGGCGATCCATCGGTTGACCGAGTCATTCCACTGGCGAAGGGGGATCCCGCCTGTCATTGCTGATTCTGCGAAATAGCTGGCTCTTATGTCGGCAGAAGCCTTTCCGAGGGTGTTGCGTTGGACAACAAGGTGGTCGAGCCTAATCAAGTTCTGTTCAAGCAGCTGACCAGAGGAGTCTTCTTCGACCGCTGACTCTTCACAAAGGCTCTGAGCGAGATCCTCAAGAATCCATTCAGATGAAAGATTGACGATTGAAGAAAGGACGACGGTTCGGGTGCCCTTGACCATCAACTCTCGTTTCTCAAGTGCAAGAATCCATTCGGTTGGTTGGATTCGGGTATTCCGATCTATCCTACCAAATGTGCCGTCTCTTGATTGGTAGGTTGCGGTTCCTCGGTTGACAAGACGGGCGATACGGTCGGGGTATGCGGCTAAACAGACTCTCCGGAGAGTTTCTTCGTTATCCCTTTCATCATTGTGGGATATCTGAAGGCGTCTGGCCTGGTGAATGACACGATGAGCAACTCTTCTCCGCAAGCCATTGACGGGAACGGTCTCGGAATTTTGAAGAATGGAATTGAGTGCGCGAATATCGGCAAAGAAGTCGGCTTGG is drawn from Verrucomicrobiota bacterium and contains these coding sequences:
- the galE gene encoding UDP-glucose 4-epimerase GalE, with product MKAKILVTGGAGYIGSHTTVELIEQGYEVVIIDDLSNSEESVLDGIEEITGVRPDLAQFDLCDESKLELFFQAHPDVQAVIHFAAAKAVGESVEKPLHYYRNNLLSLINLLEVLPSTDARGLVFSSSCTVYGEPEKLPVTEAAPVKAAMSPYGNTKQICEEILIDAIATGVDYRAVSLRYFNPIGAHSSAKIGELPRGVPNNLVPFITQTAAGVREKVRIFGDDYNTPDGTCIRDYIHVVDLAKAHVIATERILDRTGLSDYEFFNLGTGRGSSVKEIVDTFEEVSGKVLPKEIAPRRSGDVEAVYADTHLANEVLGWKAELSLKEMISSAWEWEKYVRGR
- a CDS encoding diaminopimelate decarboxylase, giving the protein MEFPSYLEPQLLTQINDLEGSPCFLYDAGEILKQTEVVKRFPAPFGLFPRYAMKACPTRAILQLIASEGFGIDASSGYEVDRALRAGIAAEKISLSTQELPSDFADWVKAGVQINACSLYQLERYGSVFPGTRIGLRFNPGLGSGGTAKTNVGGPSSSFGIWHEKVEEVRETIERHSLTAFRIHTHIGSGSDPSVWQRTAELSLALVREFPTVTTLNLGGGYKVARIPTENGADIVQIGEPVAEALREFAAETKREIQLEVEPGTYLVANASFLIAKVQDIVDTLPGGHRFLKLNTGMTDLLRPSLYAAQHPMKIIPKTHEKRGEQNYVVVGHCCESGDLLSPSPADAETLAERTLTEARIDDWLIIGGVGAYCSSMSTKNYNSFPETPEILRETDGELRVIRKRQSLEQILANES
- a CDS encoding class I SAM-dependent methyltransferase yields the protein MSKTQLSLGPVQETLLIPLLGRAVETRRGKGLIHDLKAVSIVDQINYDFSQWKNVRSITDTTVRTRMIDEDVSAFLEEHPTGNIVEIGCGLNTRFERLDNGKAIWHEFDLPDVIELRKKFFLPTERRFTRDANVLSDDWFRGIRADQPTCFVAEAVLIYLNNSQAEQVLSTIASHFSNSWIITDTTPSVMVETQASHDAMKHLEKKSWFQWCCDHPKDLEKLGLRLQKSQGLYEAKPHIQKRLSLKMRVVYKFRFFWKEGIRNYRINLFFTDP
- the nadC gene encoding carboxylating nicotinate-nucleotide diphosphorylase; its protein translation is MNPSFHSHFYHQVSWKDLDQKANQSLVSRALQEDLEGLGFSAERIHGDATSELFLSYSQNARAKIVAREHVTVAGIPLIPSILKEVDEGLQCEELVEDGTQVPSGGTLARISGPASSLFTVERTLLNFIQMLSGIATTTSSYVSALGNSSTRLLDTRKTPPGYRALCKYAVAAGGGWNHRLGLYDRVMIKDNHLATLGGAAEFLQAVKASRKKRPDLPIEVEIDHLNQLPKVLRAEPDVILLDNFNKDELSEAVATIGRAALTEASGNIMLESLPALADLGLDFISTGATVHRSRWVDVGLDIESWS